A single window of Egicoccus sp. AB-alg2 DNA harbors:
- a CDS encoding diguanylate cyclase domain-containing protein, which translates to MWWQWLRGRRWPGGVVVFDQRGHVLLRLGREGIDGRGQDTLTGLPGRWAFEEALDRELHRIDRGGPPGCVAVLDLDEFKLFNDRYGHGAGDRLLSTVGARIATSLRTADQAARLGGDEFAVLMPATTAEEGAAAMRRLVAEIGALRVHGARPVTVSVGVAEVGSSRRGTTATVLGFADNALYYAKVHRRGGVVIARPGMMRELRAERDQLSAAARQDARTGLRNHASFEEDVARLHDQSRRAGHPYGLLMADIDHFHEYNRVHGQLAGHRALRKVGQTLTAALPGATVYRYGGEEFTALLPGARSPGDVDAAGARLVERIRDRALPHRGRPAPPEVITVTVAGVLVAPSQESTDDAVDRADRALIAGKAQGRDRYVAAPPD; encoded by the coding sequence GTGTGGTGGCAGTGGTTGCGTGGCCGGCGATGGCCCGGTGGCGTCGTCGTCTTCGATCAGCGCGGCCACGTGCTGCTGCGGCTCGGACGCGAGGGCATCGACGGGCGCGGCCAGGACACGCTGACCGGCCTGCCCGGCCGCTGGGCGTTCGAGGAGGCGCTCGACCGTGAGCTGCACCGCATCGACCGGGGCGGCCCGCCCGGCTGCGTCGCGGTCCTCGACCTCGACGAGTTCAAGCTCTTCAACGACCGCTACGGCCACGGGGCCGGTGACCGGCTCCTGAGTACGGTCGGGGCCCGCATCGCCACCAGCCTGCGCACGGCCGACCAGGCGGCACGACTCGGAGGTGACGAGTTCGCCGTCCTGATGCCCGCCACGACGGCGGAGGAGGGGGCCGCCGCCATGCGACGGCTCGTGGCGGAGATCGGGGCCCTGCGTGTGCACGGCGCCCGGCCGGTGACCGTCTCGGTCGGCGTGGCCGAGGTCGGCTCCTCGCGCCGGGGCACGACCGCGACGGTGCTGGGCTTCGCCGACAACGCGCTGTACTACGCCAAGGTCCACCGCCGTGGCGGCGTGGTGATCGCCCGGCCGGGCATGATGCGCGAGTTGCGGGCGGAACGTGACCAGCTGTCCGCGGCGGCACGGCAGGACGCCCGCACGGGTCTGCGCAACCACGCGAGCTTCGAGGAGGACGTCGCCCGCCTCCACGACCAGTCGCGACGGGCTGGCCATCCCTACGGGCTGCTCATGGCCGACATCGACCATTTCCACGAGTACAACCGCGTACACGGCCAACTCGCCGGACACCGCGCCCTGCGCAAGGTCGGGCAGACGCTGACGGCCGCGCTGCCCGGCGCCACGGTGTACCGCTACGGCGGTGAGGAGTTCACGGCGCTGTTGCCGGGGGCGCGCAGCCCCGGCGACGTGGACGCCGCGGGGGCCCGGCTCGTCGAGCGGATCCGCGACCGCGCGCTGCCGCACCGCGGCCGCCCCGCGCCACCGGAGGTGATCACCGTCACCGTCGCCGGCGTGCTGGTCGCGCCGTCGCAGGAGAGCACCGACGACGCCGTCGACCGGGCCGACCGGGCCCTGATCGCCGGCAAGGCCCAGGGGCGCGACCGCTACGTGGCCGCGCCCCCGGACTGA
- a CDS encoding Ig-like domain-containing protein, giving the protein MSSSYPSSPARRLPVTVALLVALVLGLLPASAAPAQAAPAAPTLTEPTPGASVGSNPLLAWKPVTGAVRYRVQVATNATFTALVYSVETASTAATPPQDLPLGTLYWRVAGIDAKSVVGVFATSSFERAWSAAPTLVSPAQGATLRFPSDPLLFAWDPVVGAKQYRIQIDDAEDFIGAEEYLTDNTSFTLSEPRTVDQDFYWRVQAVSATSKVNSAWSQVRRFRVAWGAMPTLVSPLDDAEVTDVILRWSAVDGAAHYHLQVSPNGDWANNVTINETKLAGTVYSPPTTLDNGTYFWRVRALDARASTPNFGEWSPPRRFTRSWQTRPTLLAPADQDWNVREPTFRWSPVDHASHYELQVGTDVNFSPGTFSACPTNRTTYTPYPRISSEPACTVVGLNPGTRYYWRVRALDAPRPVNGLWSNFSDSDVHSFIYRPGIAALLAPATGSTEHAPVLRWAPVPDIGKYRVTILRANGTSAQTVETFATSFTPTNTLKMSDGPFSWYVETLDAHGKRGLTPPANQWRTFTLTEPTSTGSTPEPRPVEPSGQRMPSLQWRPVAGATEYRVFYGGAGTGVAHLLGKTPYAAFTSPATPLAAGNYFWYVEAWSKDGFLGAGAEGTFSITPFDQVAITAPTKCEPGTACTTIGDTPTLTWEAVPNAGGYWVYVATDRDFTTNYRTYWTTYTTLTPRESFKDNQAGQAYYWFVRACTQGGTSPCGRFDSGVHPKAGAFQKHSSAIETTAPAHDGAAVPDLVTFNWRSFLDTNGDRADAGTPRAATQEARQYRIQVSTAADFKTVLDAQVVDQTTYTPAKMTYPEGPLYWRVQAIDNSGNDLTFSDCDAGTAGQQPCLVRKESPRVAPVAPANGATVRGMPSLSWKPQAYAAQYQVEVYRNSDLQFSPTNLVANPKATKTTAWASTTALPSGGYAWRVRRLDADGRPGPWSAGRTFTLQAAAPTLLSPANGLTVTGGDPVFTWSAVEGVAQYRFEVSTSSSFTSFVDAQTTVMTRWAPTKKYPDGVLHWRVKALDARGNVVGTSSVRTFTKDGTAPKVTQKAPTSAFPLSGPLTVTFSEPVTGVTTTTFSLRAGTATSALAASVKMTSPTTAALTPASPLVPGQSYTASLTNGIRDAAGNRLAATSWTARAKLAIEENEPAIRATWDRDTHSSASGGGYAAARTKNSSLTFTFTGTNVTVLGRRSTAGGYADIYLDGVKQNSAPVSFHATSTQWQRSVWSKSGLPNAKHRLEVRVLGTKPSASSAPWVEVDAFKVGTTLFQETHASVVHRHPRVSRAGASGGGEFAVNHWASGDNGGRPEVMMQFRGTGVTWYGTKGPNAGTATVFVDGVNRGTVDLYASSASTGATVWRSPTLTDGLHTIRIVVDGKKRAAATGTVVHVDRLVVR; this is encoded by the coding sequence ATGTCCTCGTCGTACCCGTCCTCGCCTGCCCGCCGCCTGCCGGTGACCGTCGCACTGCTGGTGGCGCTGGTGCTCGGTCTGCTGCCGGCGAGCGCCGCGCCCGCGCAGGCCGCGCCTGCGGCCCCGACGCTCACCGAACCGACGCCGGGCGCGAGCGTGGGCAGCAACCCGCTGCTGGCGTGGAAGCCCGTGACGGGGGCGGTGCGCTATCGGGTGCAGGTGGCGACCAACGCCACCTTCACCGCGCTGGTCTACAGCGTCGAGACCGCGAGCACCGCCGCCACGCCGCCGCAGGATCTGCCGCTGGGGACCCTGTACTGGCGGGTCGCCGGCATCGACGCCAAGAGCGTCGTGGGCGTGTTCGCCACCTCGAGCTTCGAGCGGGCCTGGAGTGCGGCGCCGACGCTGGTCTCGCCCGCGCAGGGGGCGACGCTGCGGTTCCCCAGCGATCCGCTGCTGTTCGCCTGGGATCCGGTGGTGGGCGCGAAGCAGTACCGCATCCAGATCGACGACGCCGAGGACTTCATCGGTGCCGAGGAGTACCTGACCGACAACACGTCGTTCACGCTCAGCGAGCCACGCACCGTCGACCAGGACTTCTACTGGCGCGTGCAGGCCGTGTCCGCGACCAGCAAAGTGAACAGCGCCTGGTCGCAGGTCCGCCGGTTCCGGGTCGCTTGGGGGGCCATGCCGACGCTCGTCAGCCCGCTCGACGACGCCGAGGTGACCGACGTGATCCTGCGCTGGTCGGCCGTCGACGGCGCCGCGCACTACCACCTGCAGGTCAGCCCCAACGGTGACTGGGCCAACAACGTCACCATCAACGAGACGAAGCTGGCGGGCACCGTCTACTCGCCGCCGACCACGCTGGACAACGGCACCTATTTCTGGCGCGTCCGGGCCCTGGATGCGCGCGCGTCCACGCCGAACTTCGGCGAGTGGTCGCCACCGCGCCGCTTCACCCGTTCGTGGCAGACGCGCCCGACCCTGCTGGCGCCGGCCGACCAGGACTGGAACGTCCGGGAGCCGACCTTCCGGTGGTCCCCGGTCGACCACGCCTCCCACTACGAACTGCAGGTCGGAACGGACGTCAACTTCTCTCCCGGAACATTCTCCGCCTGCCCCACGAACCGCACGACTTACACGCCCTATCCGAGGATCAGCTCCGAGCCGGCTTGCACCGTCGTCGGCCTGAACCCCGGTACGCGCTATTACTGGCGGGTCCGGGCCCTGGATGCACCACGCCCCGTCAACGGCCTGTGGTCGAACTTCTCGGACAGCGACGTGCACTCGTTCATCTATCGACCGGGGATCGCCGCCTTGCTGGCGCCCGCGACGGGGAGCACCGAGCATGCCCCCGTGCTTCGGTGGGCACCGGTACCGGACATCGGCAAGTACCGAGTGACGATCCTGCGGGCCAATGGGACGAGCGCGCAGACGGTGGAAACCTTCGCCACGTCGTTCACGCCGACCAACACCCTGAAGATGAGCGACGGGCCGTTCAGCTGGTACGTCGAGACCCTCGACGCACACGGCAAACGCGGTTTGACGCCTCCGGCGAACCAGTGGCGCACGTTCACGCTGACCGAGCCCACCTCCACCGGGTCGACGCCGGAACCGCGTCCGGTGGAACCTTCCGGCCAGCGGATGCCCTCACTGCAATGGCGACCCGTGGCGGGTGCGACCGAGTACCGGGTCTTCTACGGCGGTGCTGGCACGGGCGTCGCGCACCTGCTGGGCAAGACGCCGTACGCGGCCTTCACCTCGCCCGCCACCCCCCTGGCCGCCGGCAACTACTTCTGGTACGTCGAAGCCTGGTCGAAGGACGGCTTCCTCGGCGCCGGCGCCGAGGGAACGTTTTCCATCACGCCCTTCGACCAGGTCGCCATCACGGCACCCACGAAGTGCGAGCCCGGCACCGCTTGCACCACCATCGGTGACACGCCGACGCTGACGTGGGAGGCCGTTCCGAACGCCGGCGGGTACTGGGTCTATGTCGCGACGGACCGCGACTTCACGACCAACTACCGCACGTACTGGACGACCTACACGACGCTCACGCCACGCGAGTCGTTCAAGGACAACCAGGCCGGACAGGCCTATTACTGGTTCGTACGCGCGTGCACGCAGGGCGGGACGTCACCGTGTGGTCGATTCGACAGCGGTGTCCATCCCAAGGCGGGCGCGTTCCAGAAGCACTCGTCGGCGATCGAGACGACGGCGCCCGCGCACGACGGCGCGGCGGTGCCGGACCTGGTCACCTTCAACTGGCGCAGCTTCCTCGACACGAACGGCGACCGGGCCGACGCCGGCACGCCCCGTGCCGCGACACAGGAGGCCCGGCAGTACCGGATCCAGGTCTCGACGGCGGCCGACTTCAAGACCGTCCTGGACGCCCAGGTCGTCGACCAGACCACCTACACGCCGGCGAAGATGACCTACCCGGAGGGACCGCTGTACTGGCGCGTGCAGGCCATCGACAACAGCGGCAACGACCTCACGTTCAGCGACTGCGACGCCGGGACCGCAGGGCAGCAACCCTGCCTCGTCCGCAAGGAGTCGCCGCGCGTCGCGCCGGTGGCCCCGGCCAACGGCGCCACCGTGCGTGGCATGCCGTCGCTGTCGTGGAAGCCGCAGGCCTACGCGGCGCAGTATCAGGTCGAGGTCTACAGGAACAGCGACCTGCAGTTCTCCCCGACCAACCTGGTCGCCAACCCCAAGGCCACGAAGACGACGGCCTGGGCGTCCACCACGGCGCTGCCCTCCGGCGGCTATGCGTGGCGGGTGCGCCGCCTGGACGCCGACGGGCGTCCGGGCCCGTGGTCGGCCGGTCGCACCTTCACGTTGCAGGCCGCGGCGCCGACGCTGTTGTCGCCGGCCAACGGCCTCACCGTGACCGGCGGCGACCCGGTGTTCACATGGAGCGCCGTGGAGGGGGTGGCCCAGTACCGGTTCGAGGTCAGCACCTCGTCGTCCTTCACGTCCTTCGTCGACGCGCAGACGACGGTGATGACGCGCTGGGCGCCGACGAAGAAGTACCCGGACGGAGTGCTGCACTGGCGCGTCAAGGCCCTCGACGCGCGGGGCAACGTGGTCGGCACCTCCTCGGTGCGCACGTTCACGAAGGACGGCACGGCACCGAAGGTCACCCAGAAGGCGCCGACGTCGGCCTTCCCACTGAGCGGGCCGCTGACCGTGACGTTCAGTGAGCCCGTCACCGGGGTGACCACGACGACCTTCAGCCTGCGGGCCGGCACCGCGACGTCCGCGCTGGCAGCCAGCGTCAAGATGACCTCGCCGACGACGGCGGCGTTGACCCCTGCCAGCCCGCTGGTGCCGGGCCAGTCCTACACCGCGTCGCTGACCAACGGCATCCGCGACGCCGCCGGCAACCGTCTGGCCGCGACGTCCTGGACGGCCCGCGCCAAGCTGGCCATCGAGGAGAACGAGCCCGCCATCCGCGCGACGTGGGACCGCGACACGCACAGCAGCGCGAGCGGGGGCGGCTACGCAGCGGCACGGACGAAGAACTCGAGCCTGACGTTCACCTTCACCGGCACGAACGTCACCGTCCTCGGGCGACGCTCGACGGCGGGCGGGTACGCCGACATCTACCTCGACGGGGTCAAGCAGAACAGCGCCCCGGTCAGCTTCCACGCCACCTCGACACAGTGGCAGCGGTCGGTGTGGTCGAAGAGCGGACTCCCGAACGCCAAGCACCGCCTCGAGGTGCGGGTGCTGGGGACGAAGCCCTCCGCGTCGTCCGCTCCGTGGGTGGAGGTGGACGCGTTCAAGGTCGGCACCACCCTCTTCCAGGAGACGCACGCGTCGGTCGTGCACCGCCACCCGCGGGTGAGCCGCGCGGGCGCCAGCGGCGGTGGCGAGTTCGCCGTCAACCACTGGGCGTCAGGGGACAACGGCGGCCGTCCCGAGGTGATGATGCAGTTCCGCGGCACCGGCGTCACCTGGTACGGGACCAAGGGCCCGAACGCGGGTACGGCGACGGTCTTCGTCGACGGTGTGAACCGTGGCACCGTCGACCTCTACGCCAGTTCGGCGTCGACGGGGGCGACGGTCTGGCGCTCACCGACGCTGACCGACGGGCTGCACACGATCCGGATCGTCGTGGACGGCAAGAAGCGCGCCGCGGCGACCGGCACGGTGGTGCACGTCGACCGACTCGTGGTGCGCTGA